aaggaatacagagagagagaataaagacAAGGACTAAATAGAGAGATAATAAAGACAAGGAATATAGAGAGATGGAATAAAGAGACATAGAAAAAAGAgatagaataaagagagaagagacagaatactGAGATTTGAGACACAATAAAGAGAGAAagcacagaataaagagatctataTGGTGACaaaataaagagatctgagacagaataaagagatctgtgtGGTGACAAAATAAAGATattctgagacagaataaagagatctgtatggTGACATAATAATAAAGTTGACAGACAACCTTTATTACCAATAATATGTAATGTACTTTACAATGTTCCTGACATATATTTCAacttcctgttttgttttttcgtcTGGCCTTTAGATATGAAAGGCAGAATGATTTAACACCTGTTTAGATTTGTCATCCATGTGACGAAATGAAAAGTATGTGGTTTGCATTAAACTTTGCATAAAATAGTTAATTTGCATTTAATTGTaatggttcaaagaatgtcagACAAAATGGTTGGCCCTCAAGCATGTTCACTTTATCAAATTTGGCCCTATTTGAAAAAAGTTTGGACACCCATTGGTTAGAGGATCAGACAAAATCTAATATCCTAATTAAGAAAAGGCATCCTGCAGCTCATATGCAAAACATCCTCATGGATGCTACTTCTGATGGACTGAATGACTTTTTCGATGACCTCTAGAGACTATGTAGACCGGGGTGTCCACAAGTTAGATCCCAAGATGTACAACTccgatgatgctttgcatgcctttagaatgtctatagaatgacaaagcattgttgaagttgtagttttaaaatatctggatatctaccttttgggcacccctggtgcaGACCAAGCGTGTTGGAAAACATTTAATGAGTCTTTGAAAAATGTTTAGATGCACTTGCAGAGTGCTGAAACATTTCACTTTCTTCATCCCTTCACTCAATGTGGTTGGGAAGAGATCTCTCTAGTTGAGTGGATTGAGGGATGTGGTCACATGAATTATGATGTAGTAACAATGCTTCTGGTGTGAAAACAAATAGGTCTGCAGTAAGTGTTGTAATGTGGGCGAGTGTGCTTGTTGCCTGAATGGTTGCACTCTGCAGTCTTTGTAATAGGGTGCCTTTGGCCCTTTAACATCTAAACCAGAAATTTTGTGTATGAGATTTCAGGTTAAATACACAATTTTTGGTACAATGGGTGACTGAAATATATGTCCATACTATTATTTCTACACATTCTACTTCTTGTCATCTTGCTGGTAAACATTTGGAACATGGCTAGCCATTATCAAGAATATTGAATAGTTTGATTTGTATTTATGTCAAGAAAAGGGAACCAAAAGAACTGTTGATTTAAATATTATCTAAGCAAATATGTAGTGATATGTTTTCTTATCCTTTATCCTAAACAGAATGTAAAATTATTTAACCACAGCTTTATGAGTATCAATAAATACCACTGCAAAGGTATATAAttgtgttcatatatatatatttttttaattctatctACTTTTTTCTCAGATTTCTGGCGAGCTCTTTTGATAAAATTAATGTGCCATGTATGTAACCAGTAAACCAAACAACACTTTCATTTCAGCCTTAGTAAGTAAtagtttatttacttattttgcaATGCACTTTTAAACaggaaaattaatttaaaataaaattaccccAAGGCCGTATCACTCCGACATAAATGATGCATTATATGCATCAACAGAATTTCAATATAAACAGATGTATTAGTGCATGAattattttttatgaattttgaAGCAAATATTTAGAGAATATACATTAATTATTCACTATGTACAATTTGTATTTCAATAGCACTGTGAGTAGATTAGCATAAGAGCAACAGCATAGCTTTTTACAGACATGTCAAAAGGAAATAAATTCTTCATTAAATTAACACAATAGAATTATTTCAGACTGTAAAGAattcacaaataataataaaaaagaaaacatttttataaaagaacatacagtatataaaaGATTATCTAACTGAAAATGTTGCAAGTTTTTAGGGCACTTATTTTAGGGGTTGCGGAACGCTGGATTTTGTCTGTATGGTAAATCTTCTTTGGCAGTTTTCATTATTTTCTGTCCAGTTTTTGACAATACCCAATGTTGAATCAGTTTTAGTTCTTCTCACTGAGGCTTTTGTTTCAAGATGGACTGGTGTGTAATCACTGTTGCATGGTTTGTAGAAATTTTATAAAGGTCTTGTCCTGATCCTTGTGGAGGTGAAGGCAGAGGTGTTTCTGGTGTTGctataagaataataaaacaaaatattgtaATCCTTTTATTCAAATTACATTTCAGTAATATTAATACAAATGATGTATAGTATCCTTtgtgtatattatgtattttataattagatttatatatttttggtatTCAATATagtggcatattttaaaactatTAAAACTAAAAAAGAATTTCATGCCGCTTGTCTGTTCGTCTGTTTGTCTGTCAATCTAGCCATTTTTCTATGGACAAAATATATAGTTCCTTCATGAGACTTTTAAACTTCCAAATCAATATTTCAGTCATAAAAGAAACTTTAAGAAATAGTAAAATGTTGACTTATGTTACAACGTTATAATAAACTCTGCATCAACATTGAAATCTTCTGTGAATTTAGTTACGGAACtaaacagacacaaagacacatagatgTTCATAATTCATTTAGAAAATTGTTCATTAATTAGTATTACAGAGCAAAGATGAATATTAATCAGGAGTGGATTCATAATTACATTGGGTTAATAATTAGATATTAAAATATGCGAGATTCTTTCGAAGTCTATTTCGAAGTCTATTAAGATTTAACTTTGTGAACAAATGTTTAAGGGAAAAAATGTTTCTGGTGGTTTCAAGACAGTCAATACTTGTGCTAATCATTGGCCACATCTGGAGCCAGCTCGAAATGATCCTaagtgaagtaaaaaaaaaaaataatgtttcatCCCAAATTAACCAAATGTTCATGATTGGCCCTCCACATACTCTCTGAGAGTTAATGATATCAAGGGTCCACTTGATCCAACGTAAATTCAAGGTACTTAATAAATGCCCCCAGTTAATAATTGAAAGATGCATATTATGCAAGGGTGTACATATCTTGAAGGGAGGCTGTGAATTTAATATTGCTTTTGGCACATACCTCATGTGCATAAAGTTTACAATAGAAATATTACCGCTTCTCTTTTAAATTTTGACTACatatacaaatatgtatacataatatgTTTGTgaacagaaatttaaaaaaaaatcacttcttCAATTTCAGCTGTTTAATATTAAACAAGATGtccttacaaaaaataaatttgcACTTTCAACaaaaaaatggttatttattCAACTGGTAATGTTCTGTTATTCTAGAAAAGTTttcttatatttaattatattaatgACCTTTTTTCTATTTCCCAGCATTCTTAATTCATAAACTATCTATGTTTATTTCTCATAATAGGAGAACATAGTTTTCTTCATACATTAATTTACATGCTTGATTGCATGACATTAGAAAAGCGAAGCATTCAGAGTATTATGTTCATagtgaaattaaaataataataataaaataatgttttcttAAAACTTACCAATCTGTTCAGAATGTAATGAAGCTGACATTGAACTTATAAGAAGAGTTTGCCCCAGTAGAGGATCTTGAGTTAAATGCGGATGTGTTGGATGATGTATGTGACTAACTTCACCAGCTGTACCTGTAAACAATATCGTTACAATGTCATCATGGGTGATCTTACTGATGATTTGTGTCTGTACAAGAGTTTTCTTTCACTCTGACATATTGTTTatcattaatatttgtatttatgtatttatttataattcaaTAGCCAGGAcataaaatgtgccattttgatgataatattttaaatacatgtaatagtaaaaaaaaaactattaaatgcAAATGTATAGGGAGGTTGGATTTATCTTTTAAAACATAGGGTATGGGGAGGTTGGATTTATCTTTTAAAACATGGGGTATGGGGAGGTTGGATTTATCTTTTAAAACATGGGGTATGAGGAAGttggattttttcttttaaaacatgGGGTATGGGGAAGTTGGAGTTATCTTTTAAAACATGGGGTAGCTCTTAATCATATCAAACATTGGCTAAGATTTTTGCATAGAAATACTGCTGGTAAAATAAAGCAGCAAAAATAGATAAGTATAAATTAGCAGCTTATCTTGAGTATCAGTATTTGTAAAGACTGTTTTGGTATTAATGTGAATGCAGATTCATAGTAATGTATAAATTATGGAAATGCTAATAATATGCATAAGGCCGTATATTAGATACAATTCCATGCAACTGTGCCACTGGAGCCTAGAAAACAGTCCTGCGTACCCATCTTAGAATATTCCGTCTCTTCTATAGAGTCCTAATTGGTAGAAGGTACTCTTGATGTTTGACCTGCACATTGTTTTGTAAAGTGTATGAGAAAGGAAGTATCTGCATTTACTCTATAGAAGTTCCAAGAGAAAGAAATCAGTAGAGAAATTAGCATGACAAGATAAATATTAGTCCAAGTATGCATGTTGTTAGGAGGAAAATGATGTTGAAAGGGAACCAGAATCATATGTATAATGGATAGATGGATATGTTAGATATGACTTTCTTTTTATCAATCTTCAAATGGATAAAAGCTAGGTCAGCCTCTGGGAAGTGGAAAATGTGACATTCTGAttttgttgaaaaaaataattgcaagTGCGTGTCGGTGTGTTAGTGTACACATGTATGACTAACCCATGCCTTAACTCTAGACCTATTTGTAACCCTAAAGTGTTTAAAAAGGCTTTATTATATGTCATATAAAACTGGTGCATGTATTACAATAACAAAATGCTATTTTGAGGTTCTGGAAACAATGACCCTTATTCTCATGATGTTTAATATTACTTAAGCCCTTCCCTACCATTATTTATTGATAAGGCAATATTCACTTTGATGTATAGTCACTCTTGcaaaagtttgtgtgtgtgtgtgtgtgtgtgtgtgtttgtgtgtgtgcattgtgtgtgttttttttctttaaccagtgtaaatttgattttttttttttttttggggggggggggtatagaaGATAGTAAATATACACAATCCACATAATCACAGTTTGTAAATACATTAGAAGCTTctatctaatttatttattttttcagaagATTTCAGCTACTTAATGTTTAAGACATGACACAACAAAGAACTGCAGAACTTAGAGAGTTAACTCATTTTACTACTATAATAGGACGTTTTACAAATACATTTGTAGTGACCTGATTACATTTCCAACAGGTTCAGTAGAATATCTCACCTCCTAATAACATCTCCTGGAGTAAATTGTCAATCTTAACCATTCCAAACAGTTTCACAAATTGAACTTGTTCAATCATTTGCCAGGTAATACTCTGGAGTGTAGGTAACAGTAAAAGGAGTTCTCCAAACCTTCCTCTAGAATCGTACTGTCTGTCATTGATGTAGTCTTCTAAACTGATTTGCACTTGATAACgcatatttttaattttcataGGGTTACTGAGTCCTTTAGCATCTGGAAAAATGcaagtatatatagatatatatatatatatatatagagatatatatatatatatatagagatatatagagagtATATCATTAGGTTCTGGGGACATCAACACACAATTCATATTCAAAATACTAATAGATATTACAtacattttttcttaaaaaaattgCTGGGATAGTTTTAGATAAATGCAAGTTAccatatgatgatgatgatgattattatttttattattattaataattttattagtatcattagcatttatatagcaccaacatatttcacagcatatttaaaaaatttaGATAATTGACAAGAAAATAACGTACAGAATATTAGCAAAGacaaaaagtgaaataaagcccgctcaaacaagcttacaatgagAAAGGGATAAAGAAGAATAAGAGGAAAAACATCATGTCAGAGTGGTGGAGGGATTGATAGATACGATGCCTGTGTCAAAGTAAGCTAGTAAAAGTGGAGTGTGGAAGAACGGTGGAAAACATTCCAAGGCAATGAGCTTGAGTGATTGGGGTAAAAGGTGTCCCATTGAGGTGCAGGGAGATAGATGAAGGTGAACTATTTAAGAGAGAAAAGATGAGAAAGTTTAGTTTTAGCAAgtttatgttttaaatatgtttttataatgTGAAGACATCCAGTTAGAGGTGGAAGAGAGGCAGTTTGTGATGCATTACTGGAGAGCAGGAGAAAGGTCAGAGGAGAACAGGTAAATCTGAGTATTGTCAgcatatattaatatcaatacaCACAACAATATAAAAagctaaacaataaataaatgcatctctattgggcaAGAATACGCGCTGGAATGGAGAGAAAGAAAGTCtatttatgtattcatttttGTAGTATTCATTCATGTAGTAAATCTAAACTAAGCTTATGAGTGGATAGAAAACATTGTGCCTTTTTATCTGCTCAGGGTCCTGTTCCACTGTGCAATGGATTTATATACAGATTCTCCTAACAACTTGACACTACATAATCTGTGCATTGACAGATATAGTATTAGTGATGCATAAAGGTAGTCCTTCAAACCAAATATGAATCAGCATCATGGAGTTTTTTTAGGCACCAAGACAGTGCAAGATTATTCAACATAGACCAAAATCAATAAAGCTCTAacggtacactatagtcaccagaacaactacagcttaatgtagttgttctgttgtccatagcctgtccctgcaggcttttcatagTAAATGCTGCTTTTttagggaaaaggcagtgtttacattgccgcctagtaactcctctagtggcagtcactccgaTGGCAACACCCCTTGAGGTGATTTCTAATCCAGTCCTCTGTGTGCAGGATCTAGATGCTGCTGGAAGCTCCCCAtatagatgcatttattcaatgcatgtcTTTGAGGAGATGCGGATGGAGCAGTGCTGTGTTTTGCTGTGCAGGCACAATACCCTCCCAATGCTTTGTTATgggaaggcattggattggccaagatcatcaagattgatgatctcaaacatggaggtgggacCAGCCACAGCAAGACTCACCTTTTATCGCCACATAGGGAGGGGCTGGTAACCTAAACTTTAATTCCAGCAAATTATTGTTCCTTTAATTGGGGATGGGAACTCCTTGATGATGAAGGAGTATCTGATGCTAAACAGATGACTTGTTGCTAGTATATGTCTAAACAGACACTAAACAGTAAGTTACAGAATTAACCtgcgatataaaaaaaaaaatctgagttttcactttgaattcttactttagtaaataaaccagatTGTGTCGGGGCAGCTTTTTGTTTCCATTAATAAGTATTGGATATTTTTTTGGGGATGGACGCTTTTTAATTAACCtgcgatataaaaaaaaaaaaaatctgagttttcactttgaattcttactttagtaaataaaccagatTGTGTCGGGGCAGCTTTTTGTTTCCATTAATAAgtattggatattttttttgggaTGGACGCTTTTTAATTAACCtgcgatataaaaaaaaaaaaaatctgagttttcactttgaattcttactttagtaaataaaccaaatTGTGTCGGGGCAGCTTTTTGTTTTCATTAATAagtattgaatattttttttggaTGTACGCTTTTTAATTAACCtgcgatataaaaaaaaaaaatcggagttttcactttgaattcttactttagtaaataaaccagatTGTGTCGGGGCAGCTTTTTGTTTTCATTAATAAGtattgaatatttttttgggATGTACGCTGCATGTTTTCAACCATGAACATATGCAAGTATGAGTATATAGAAGTAAAATAAAGCTTACCTGGATCAAAAAATACAATTGCTTTTAGACAGGCATATTCATTGTCATCTATTTGAATCTCATGAAATGGGTGGACAAGCTCATCCAAAATTCTGTTAGCCACCCGGCTAATCTCTATTTCAGAGCTGTTGCGATGTACTACATAGCTATTACCTTTAGAAacagaatattgtgtaaaaacacaTTGTATTAGTTGCAAAGCTTTGATTAATGGCAATAAAGCATAACTAagcttgatatttttattttatgtatttataaaatattttaccaggaaggatgcaatgagatttctctcgttttcaagtatgtcctgagttTACGTTCTGGAAAAATTATAAGCAATCCCATTAAGTACCACATGACCGTCAtatggtacttaaggggttaggacaaatgtaaaatatatatataattgaacaTAAACTAGCTTGATTTTTTgtatgcttgtttgttttttagcttAGCTACATAGGCATCAATGTATAGGTTACAAACCATCATCCGAGTAGGTGCACATATTTTTCATGAGTGTAAATGAAGAGCCCAACCAAAACAGACCTGGCAACATTTTGACATTGAAAAGGTCAGAAATATGCAAGTGAAtattaataatgaaaaataagtaTACAAATTAATCCAAACagtactagaaaaaaaaatcaggaacaaATCACAAGTCACAAAAAGAATATCATAAATGAGTAATCTATTTACCTGTTTTTCATTATAAATTTGCACTTGACCCTTAGACTTGTTTTAAGGTTGAAAGTTTGCCAGGTCAGTGGCTAAATAAATTCCATGTTTGGCATCATTTGGGCTGAGGTTTTTTTTCTTGGGCACTTTTGCTAAATGTATACTTTGTTTTTAAGTCATTCTGTAAAATGTGAATTATTAGGTATTTTGTATGTTCAATTTTAAATCTTAGGCCAGactttttccattttggctattttgtcccAAATAAACCTTCAGGGTTCCATAATTAAAAATGTCCATCTagaccatgggtcctcaaactccggccccccagatgttgctgaactacaactcccatgattctttgaattacatagatagccagagaatcatgggagttgtagtccagcaacatctggggggccggagtttgaggacccatgatctAGACAGATAACTAGTACCTCCTATTTTCCGTACCCCAggatgaaaaatacataaatagtaagattttctttattgtattgtTATTATACATTTTGCCATCATACCACGGTGAATGAAAGACAATCAACTGTGCATTTACAGAGCAAATTTAATGATAACATAGgttcattgttttgtttataagAAGCTTCACTTCAAATAATTTAAATTGTTTGTGCTCTCACCTAAAAGTAGCATGTCTTTGTAAACCATAGATCGTTTTGTTACACCAAGGAGAAGATGTTCACCAGCATGTGCCCTTAATAATGCAACCtacgtgaaaaataaaaattaatgtacTCATGTAATTTGTCTTACTCATAATGTATTAATTAAGTTTGGCTGCTCCACATCATTAGAGCACTATGGTTTGCAAACATGGTTATTAGGTAGCAACACTGATATAACAATGCTTAATGAGGCACATTTAATATGGTGCAGCAGCTGTTGTATTTAAATAGCCATTAGTATCATAAAAAGGGAAGGCTTGAGCTTGTCATGCATGCCAGAGCCACAGGAATTCTGATACAACACTATAATAATCAtgggctactaaaaaaagagtggtagttaaagtggcactgtcacgcaCACCCTCCGCGCCCCTCCCCACCCAAAAGAGTATTTCATAGAATCTTTATGGAacactcatattgactgttggaatttcaatgaaatcacAACCCAGTCTAGAGATATATTTAGACAAAGAATGGATGGGTTGGAGCTATCACATCTAGAAGGGTCAATCCctccagccatcaccagtgaatTTACTTAATCTTTGGAGGAACCTACGCGAGAGTACCGCAGTGATgttgaagcaccaggagctgaagatgaCCTACCAGAAGAAGATGATGGCAcctgtgagggacagattcagGTAGGTAGAACTCAACTTTGCCTGCACACCatggccactggacccccagcggCGATGTCACTGTCGGGGGTCTTtccaaattctgcaaagtcccaagacaatgacagtgccgcttttttTTTGTTACACTAATTTGATATACCAGGCGAAAGTCTGGGGAAGAAATACAcactcaggattattcactaaaagtgAGAATTATACAAGTCAGCTACTTTGAATGccagacaaatctcactttagtaaataaccatttaGTAAATAGCCACTGTCAATGACGTGGCAAGACTCGAACAAGGGACATCAGTTACAACTAGAAGTTATATAGATGAGTAGCTCATGTATTCCATATGTAATCCTCAGATTAGCCCCATACGGACTACGTTCCTAACAACCCTATGTGATTTAGAATATTCTACCTATTTAGTACTTGATGACCATAGACAGCTGCATAGTTATTAAATCAGAGGATCTATGATCCATTTTTGTAAAGGATCTTTCAGTCTGGTTTATAATGAAATATTATCATCTCTTTGTTCCTTGAGGAAAGCTAGCCCTAGTCCTGaccttaataaaaataataatctaatgttaaacatatataaaactgcaatgtgttTTAGAGGAAAATAATAGTGTGCCCGGGTATAATATATCCATGAACCATGCAAAAGCATCATTGACCCATGATAGCCACTATAtatcctatatattaggggagtccaataactacattttcagATATTCTAGATACACAGCTACCATAGTGCTTTGCCACTCAagaagctggcaaagcatcggtTGAGTTGCAGTATACATTATTTTTGAAagactttttaaaaatactttattgcAGAGATGCAATATAGCGTGTACTAAATTTAGAATACCAAGGGCATAAATGTTTGACATCTTTTTTTTCACATACCACAGATCATTAATTCACTATTGAGTCTTGcagaaatacacacaaacacaaaacaataaaaaataatagcttTCTTCaatttaacccattcataaagaAGTCATGCAATATAcaagatttttccagattatcaTAGTGAAAATCTTAATCTTAGCTTTTCCATCTAGTTTAGTATTTTAATTTATTGCGCATATATTTGTACACTTTTTACGCTATATTTGTATTTGGTAAATACAGTGAGATCCTTATTGCATATAAAcacatatttaatttgtttttaattgtgtCATTCAACTATTACTTGCATTCAATAACATGAAACATTTATAACTGTTAAATTCCATTATGTAATCAATATAAAAATGTTATGGGTGATGTCCAAATTACTATTCACATAGATCAGCATAGCCTCAACAGAAGCAGAGATATTTAGCAACAGCTGCACAGCCTAACATCTTATATATCTTATTTGTATATTTCACCTGGaggaaacatttatttaattacattttgactgtatcAGAAAGGGTTGTAGAATGTTTTTTAagattgctggtttaaaaaatagGGATTTATAGTAACTCGTTTGAACAGACACCATCAAACTACACTCTTGGTACATGCGTCAAGCAGTCAAAATGTAAGTACATGGTCAGTTTAATAATGGTTAACAATTTAATAATAGGGTATTCCTGCTTAGTTGGGCTAAATTGTAGTTTTTACAACTCAGCTACACAGGGGTAATTAATCTCTTGTGCAAGTCAAAGGGAGATATAAATCAGTGGAGAAATGATTGCTAATGAGGGCTGGTATTTAAGAAGATATGATGATATGAATATGAAAGAATTATGATTGTGCTATCTGAAAAGggaaattatttaatataatgtaactaacTAGATGCAATTAATCTAAAGTTCAGAATTAAGGGCGAATATAAAATCTCAAACATTATTAAGACAAGgtctataaataaaatacaattgagCTGTATTGGTGTAGTACAGAATTGCTTAATATTAGGATTTTTTAAAAGGTGGAATTTATAATTTAACAGTTTCATTTGTTTGCTATGTATGTATTTACTGTCCTCAACTATCTTTAGAATTTCGTATTAAGAGAATAAATGCTCTAATACATGGCTATCTAGTAAATTAAGAATTTCAGGAAATTTAAAGGGAAGTGCAACACAAAGCCCTCTAATTACTGTCATACTGACAGTCTCTAGAGAAGGACAGGGATCATGGTACCCacaccacttcactgagatgtaGTGatctgtgtgactatagtgtccctttaaatttgaaattattttgAAGTTCGCAACAGTtgtcaccttagtaaataaccatgtatgTGTTTGAGTCTTTTGAATAATGTAACAATGGCAGTgctgattatatatttattttaattgttattgttaaaataaacaaaaagccaTACATGTTAACAAAACCTGAAAATCCACTTTGAATCCTGAAGTTACTTTATAAAATTTAGGAATTCATTTGCAAAACAGTGAGATGCAGTGAACTACAATGAATTGTCAAATAACTGGAAATAATCTGAATTTGCCTACTTTTTTCAACCTTGGTATTTTGACTCACATTATGCAGCAAGCTTGTTAACCTGTCTCACAAAAACTCACTGTTACATGATCAAATCCACCTCCCCGTGACATTCGTGTATATTTCACACCTGATCATCCAGAGGAAGTTCACAAAAGGCGGGGATGTATTTTGCCCATTCCACCAGGACTAGCAGCTGCTGTTTCATAGATTCACAGACGTCACTAACACTGGCAATTTTCTTAGAGTTTATGTCAGTATTCGTACCAGGAGTTGAACCAGTAATCTGCCCAGgtcaaaaaaagcaaaacagaatGAATAGGCTTTATTAAAATACCAATCACATAAAGCATTACCTTTGGATTAAACTGATTTTAAACAAAACCCACAGAAGCAGTCATGCGAATAATTGAAAATTTCTCCAAGTGTTATGGAATCTATCAACTTGCAtgcaaaaggcatttttttttcccttcgcaGTGTTACCGTGGAATATTTTAGATAGGACAGTATACCCTACATCGAGCATATTAGCACAATAACAATGAGCAATTCAGAAATCCTATCTATTTACACCTTTACCTGTAAatgtaatgaggttgtttagagTCTATACCTGTAACTGATTTTGCAAAGGAAAACTTATCTCTTATTATTTGAATtgaataaaagagagaaaaaaaacacacaaaaaaaaattccattacTCTGTTCCTTGCTTGCCCATAgaattatattttatcattttgttcaCTTTTTCTGAAAGGAGG
The nucleotide sequence above comes from Pelobates fuscus isolate aPelFus1 chromosome 4, aPelFus1.pri, whole genome shotgun sequence. Encoded proteins:
- the HNF4G gene encoding hepatocyte nuclear factor 4-gamma isoform X2, with amino-acid sequence MNTVDNGINIICAICGDRATGKHYGASSCDGCKGFFRRSIRKSHVYSCRFSRQCVVDKDKRNQCRFCRLKKCFRAGMKKEAVQNERDRISTRKSIFEGSSIPSINTLSQAEVLSRQITGSTPGTNTDINSKKIASVSDVCESMKQQLLVLVEWAKYIPAFCELPLDDQVALLRAHAGEHLLLGVTKRSMVYKDMLLLGNSYVVHRNSSEIEISRVANRILDELVHPFHEIQIDDNEYACLKAIVFFDPDAKGLSNPMKIKNMRYQVQISLEDYINDRQYDSRGRFGELLLLLPTLQSITWQMIEQVQFVKLFGMVKIDNLLQEMLLGGTAGEVSHIHHPTHPHLTQDPLLGQTLLISSMSASLHSEQIATPETPLPSPPQGSGQDLYKISTNHATVITHQSILKQKPQ
- the HNF4G gene encoding hepatocyte nuclear factor 4-gamma isoform X1; this encodes MKLCNTVMDMEMANYDDVLDPTYTSLEFENMQLLYNGSDCSPGESVIMNTVDNGINIICAICGDRATGKHYGASSCDGCKGFFRRSIRKSHVYSCRFSRQCVVDKDKRNQCRFCRLKKCFRAGMKKEAVQNERDRISTRKSIFEGSSIPSINTLSQAEVLSRQITGSTPGTNTDINSKKIASVSDVCESMKQQLLVLVEWAKYIPAFCELPLDDQVALLRAHAGEHLLLGVTKRSMVYKDMLLLGNSYVVHRNSSEIEISRVANRILDELVHPFHEIQIDDNEYACLKAIVFFDPDAKGLSNPMKIKNMRYQVQISLEDYINDRQYDSRGRFGELLLLLPTLQSITWQMIEQVQFVKLFGMVKIDNLLQEMLLGGTAGEVSHIHHPTHPHLTQDPLLGQTLLISSMSASLHSEQIATPETPLPSPPQGSGQDLYKISTNHATVITHQSILKQKPQ